The Amycolatopsis sp. DG1A-15b genome window below encodes:
- a CDS encoding class I SAM-dependent methyltransferase, with the protein MTAAAYDAIAVQYAEFAAGVWDKHPLERAVWTAFADSVRGRGPVADLGCGPGHLTAHLRSLGLDAFGVDLSPAMISLARAAHPDLRFEVGSMAALELPDASLAGILSWYSVIHTPPGDVSRYFAEFARTLASGGHVLLGCFESRGGPLTSFDHKVTTAYCWPLDELAGLAADAGLAEVGRVYREPGPDERPLRHGSLLLRKP; encoded by the coding sequence GTGACGGCGGCCGCCTACGACGCGATCGCCGTCCAGTACGCGGAATTCGCCGCCGGGGTCTGGGACAAGCACCCGCTGGAGCGGGCGGTGTGGACGGCGTTCGCGGATTCCGTCCGCGGGCGCGGCCCGGTCGCCGACCTCGGCTGCGGACCCGGCCACCTCACGGCGCACCTGCGTTCGCTGGGGCTCGACGCGTTCGGCGTCGACCTGTCCCCGGCGATGATCTCGCTCGCCCGGGCCGCCCATCCGGACCTGCGGTTCGAGGTGGGCTCCATGGCGGCGCTCGAGCTACCGGACGCGTCGCTCGCCGGGATCCTGTCGTGGTACTCGGTGATCCACACCCCGCCGGGGGACGTGTCCCGGTACTTCGCCGAATTCGCCCGAACGTTGGCGTCCGGTGGTCACGTTCTGTTGGGGTGCTTCGAATCCCGGGGCGGCCCGCTGACGTCGTTCGACCACAAGGTGACGACGGCCTACTGCTGGCCGCTGGACGAACTGGCGGGGCTCGCGGCCGATGCGGGACTCGCCGAGGTGGGGCGCGTGTACCGCGAGCCGGGTCCGGACGAGCGGCCGCTGCGGCACGGCAGCCTGCTGCTCCGGAAACCGTAG